GAGTGCATAATCAGAAAAATCCAAGTCTCTATCTTTAGAAGTTGGATTATTCCAGGAAATCATAAATACAGTATGACCTTTATCTACTAAAAATTTCACCATAGAGTTATTAGGGGACAGATCCAAAATGTAATACTTCATGATCCAAGCTGGAATGATTAAGATTGGTTCAGGATATACGGTGGATGTTGTTGGTGCATATTGGATCAGCTCAATTAAACGATTTCTATAAATCACTTTACCAGGAGTTATTGCTACATTCGATCCTACTTTATATTGCTCACTACCCACCGGCGGTTTATTATTAAGGTACCTGATGAGGTCATCATTAAAATTATACCAACCTTTTATGAAATTCATACCTCCTTCGTTCATTGTGGTAGCTATGACTTCAGGATTCATTCCCGGAACATTTGATGGAGCAAAAATGTCCAAAATTTGGCGTGTTACAAAATTAACAATCGCTTCATGGTGCTTGGAAACCCCTCGTAGGTGAGTGGTTGCGTTATCCCACCATTCTTCAGTTAATAAAAACGATTGGCTGTATAGATTAAATGGAAATTGAGACCATAATTCATTTTGGAAACGATGATCGCTTTGGCGGACTTCGACACAAGGCTCGCATTTACCTTGGTTTTGTTGCTGAATGTATAATAACAATTCTCCCAATTTTTTGAGTGCATCTTTGTTTAAATCAGCTCGTTGCGCGGGTGAAAAAAGCAAATAAATTAACCAGTCTGCAAAAGACATAATAAGTGTGCCTGGTGATATCCAATTGCATAATTGACTGATTGTAGCGTGGAATAATTTATCGAAACTTATTCCTTCATAGTCGTCTTTTTCTGATCCGGTTAATAAGGAGTCTATCGATTTTTCGGTTGATTTTGGTGGTTTCTTTTTTGATTTATTCATACCCATCCCTTTGCGAATTTCAAGAATCTTTAATATCGTCCTTTTCAACATTATGCA
The DNA window shown above is from Legionella sp. PC997 and carries:
- a CDS encoding alpha/beta hydrolase, which codes for MNKSKKKPPKSTEKSIDSLLTGSEKDDYEGISFDKLFHATISQLCNWISPGTLIMSFADWLIYLLFSPAQRADLNKDALKKLGELLLYIQQQNQGKCEPCVEVRQSDHRFQNELWSQFPFNLYSQSFLLTEEWWDNATTHLRGVSKHHEAIVNFVTRQILDIFAPSNVPGMNPEVIATTMNEGGMNFIKGWYNFNDDLIRYLNNKPPVGSEQYKVGSNVAITPGKVIYRNRLIELIQYAPTTSTVYPEPILIIPAWIMKYYILDLSPNNSMVKFLVDKGHTVFMISWNNPTSKDRDLDFSDYALRGVMDALNTINQIIPKEKIHTVGYCIGGTLLTMVAAKMAANNDKRLKTMSLFAAQTDFQDAGELQLFIDENQLTYIEDIMWEKGYLEGSQMAGAFSMLRSIDLIWSRVVYDYLLGKRQKISDLMAWDYDTTRMPYKMHSEYLRKLFLDNDLVEGRFKILDESINLADITVPIFSVSTIKDHIAPWKSVYKIHYFTDSDITFVLTNAGHNTGIVNEPGGTGRSYQMLTHKLTDKHLAPEVWLERAPQFEDSWWPAWEKWLTDYSGAKKKPPTLGNPEKDLRPICNAPGTYVLKK